In Oryza sativa Japonica Group chromosome 2, ASM3414082v1, the following are encoded in one genomic region:
- the LOC107275439 gene encoding peptidyl-prolyl cis-trans isomerase B — MELYADLVPLTAENFRALYTKKPLHYKGLCLSQHYPRIHVEGRRLRQGPWHRRRVHLRRHLPNENFLLPHDRPWLPNGSAENNISQFFTRVPWFDGNYVVFGCIISGFHNLKAIEAEVEVKIANRGEVVIVPPPSLTTN; from the coding sequence ATGGAGCTGTACGCGGACCTGGTCCCCCTCACCGCGGAGAACTTCCGCGCCCTCTACACCAAGAAGCCGCTCCACTACAAAGGGCTTTGTCTTTCACAGCATTATCCCAGGATACATGTGGAAGGGCGGCGACTTCGTCAAGGACCATGGCACCGGCGGCGAGTTCATTTGCGGCGACACCTTCCCAATGAGAATTTCCTACTTCCACACGACCGCCCGTGGTTACCCAACGGCTCCGCCGAAAACAACATCTCACAGTTCTTTACCCGCGTGCCCTGGTTCGATGGCAACTACGTCGTCTTCGGCTGTATCATCTCCGGCTTCCACAACCTCAAGGCCATCGAAGCGGAGGTGGAGGTCAAGATTGCCAACCGTGGCGAGGTCGTCATtgtcccgccgccgtcgttaaCTACTAATTAA
- the LOC4328046 gene encoding mannosyltransferase APTG1 isoform X2: MVMAPRLLQAVFASFGHLYLYKLSKLIFNNHVAQWALFSQLVNWFMLFCITCTLSNSMETVLTITGLYYWFVAIESSKGTLVVPRQKPASKQSPPSRKMALLIAALACAIRPTSAITWLYVGLLDFIQTKSKSRFLFLEVIPLGVFVLAVTTFLDCWMYGSQVIVPPLNFLKFNLFSSGGDYYGTHVFHWYFSQGFPSMIWTFLPFSISGIMKSREWRLAGLIVWVLAVYSILGHKEFRFVLPVLPLMFMFSGYNLAAMAQFKGKGRSEKGHLSRFQLSVILLILTNVPMALYMSLYHQRGTEDVMFYLSREAQDGRVKSVLFLMPCHSTPYYSTLHYNLPMRFLDCTPSEKQRDLG; this comes from the exons ATG GTTATGGCTCCACGTCTTCTACAAGCAGTCTTTGCATCTTTTGGGCATCTCTACTTATATAAACTTTCGAAACTCATTTTCAATAATCATGTTGCCCAGTGGGCC TTATTTTCGCAGCTGGTTAACTGGTTCATGCTCTTCTGTATCACGTGTACTCTCTCAAACAGCATGGAGACAGTTTTGACTATTACTGGACTTTACTATTGGTTTGTTGCAATAGAGTCTTCGAAAGGAACTTTGGTTGTTCCAAGGCAGAAGCCTGCTAGCAAGCAAAGCCCTCCATCAAGAAAAATGGCTCTACTCATAGCTGCCTTAGCTTGTGCTATTCGGCCAACAAGTGCCATAACATGGCTATATGTTGGTCTTTTGGATTTTATTCAGACGAAATCGAAATCCCGGTTTCTCTTTCTCGAGGTTATTCCACTAGG GGTCTTTGTCCTTGCTGTGACAACATTTCTTGATTGTTGGATGTATGGTTCCCAGGTCATAGTGCCGCCActtaattttttgaaatttaatctCTTCTCTTCGGGAGGCGACTACTATGGAACACATGTGTTCCATTGGTACTTCAGCCAAGGTTTTCCATCGATGATTTGGACTTTCTTACCGTTTTCAATTTCTGGAATTATGAAGTCTCGAGAATGGAGGCTTGCAGGTCTTATTGTCTGGGTATTAGCAGTTTATAGCATACTTGGACATAAAGAATTCAG GTTTGTTCTCCCGGTGCTTCCTTTGATGTTTATGTTCTCAGGATACAACTTAGCTGCAATGGCACAATTCAAGGGAAAAGGTCGCAGTGAGAAAGGCCACCTTTCAAGGTTTCAGCTTTCTGTCATTCTGCTTATCTTAACAAATGTTCCAATGGCTTTATATATGTCCTTGTACCATCAG AGAGGAACTGAAGATGTTATGTTTTACCTGTCACGAGAAGCCCAAGATGGAAGAGTAAAGAGTGTCCTCTTCCTTATGCCTTGCCATTCAACACCTTATTACTCTACATTACATTACAACCTGCCTATGCGCTTTTTGGACTGTACTCCTAG CGAAAAACAAAGGGACCTTGGATGA
- the LOC4328046 gene encoding mannosyltransferase APTG1 isoform X1 has translation MSHRRRSNATGPPPPEGVGDSSTAQASSTEKERPDPPSVLGSERRVLALALAFRAANALLVRTYFNPDEHWQCLEVAHRIVFGYDHLTWEWKRGLRSYLHPLVFAALYKILALLHLDTPWFMVMAPRLLQAVFASFGHLYLYKLSKLIFNNHVAQWALFSQLVNWFMLFCITCTLSNSMETVLTITGLYYWFVAIESSKGTLVVPRQKPASKQSPPSRKMALLIAALACAIRPTSAITWLYVGLLDFIQTKSKSRFLFLEVIPLGVFVLAVTTFLDCWMYGSQVIVPPLNFLKFNLFSSGGDYYGTHVFHWYFSQGFPSMIWTFLPFSISGIMKSREWRLAGLIVWVLAVYSILGHKEFRFVLPVLPLMFMFSGYNLAAMAQFKGKGRSEKGHLSRFQLSVILLILTNVPMALYMSLYHQRGTEDVMFYLSREAQDGRVKSVLFLMPCHSTPYYSTLHYNLPMRFLDCTPSEKQRDLG, from the exons atgAGCCACCGGAGGCGATCTAATGCCACCGGCCCGCCGCCTCCTGAGGGCGTCGGCGACTCATCCACCGCACAAGCCTCGTCGACGGAGAAGGAGAGGCCGGATCCGCCGTCCGTGTTGGGATCGGAGCGAAGGGTGCTTGCGCTGGCGCTGGCCTTCCGCGCGGCGAACGCGCTGCTGGTGCGCACCTACTTCAACCCCGACGAGCACTGGCAGTGCCTCGAGGTCGCCCACCGCATCGTCTTCGG GTATGACCACCTTACTTGGGAGTGGAAGAGGGGTCTCCGAAGTTACCTCCATCCGTTGGTCTTTGCTGCGCTTTACAAGATTCTGGCCCTGCTCCACTTGGATACCCCATGGTTTATG GTTATGGCTCCACGTCTTCTACAAGCAGTCTTTGCATCTTTTGGGCATCTCTACTTATATAAACTTTCGAAACTCATTTTCAATAATCATGTTGCCCAGTGGGCC TTATTTTCGCAGCTGGTTAACTGGTTCATGCTCTTCTGTATCACGTGTACTCTCTCAAACAGCATGGAGACAGTTTTGACTATTACTGGACTTTACTATTGGTTTGTTGCAATAGAGTCTTCGAAAGGAACTTTGGTTGTTCCAAGGCAGAAGCCTGCTAGCAAGCAAAGCCCTCCATCAAGAAAAATGGCTCTACTCATAGCTGCCTTAGCTTGTGCTATTCGGCCAACAAGTGCCATAACATGGCTATATGTTGGTCTTTTGGATTTTATTCAGACGAAATCGAAATCCCGGTTTCTCTTTCTCGAGGTTATTCCACTAGG GGTCTTTGTCCTTGCTGTGACAACATTTCTTGATTGTTGGATGTATGGTTCCCAGGTCATAGTGCCGCCActtaattttttgaaatttaatctCTTCTCTTCGGGAGGCGACTACTATGGAACACATGTGTTCCATTGGTACTTCAGCCAAGGTTTTCCATCGATGATTTGGACTTTCTTACCGTTTTCAATTTCTGGAATTATGAAGTCTCGAGAATGGAGGCTTGCAGGTCTTATTGTCTGGGTATTAGCAGTTTATAGCATACTTGGACATAAAGAATTCAG GTTTGTTCTCCCGGTGCTTCCTTTGATGTTTATGTTCTCAGGATACAACTTAGCTGCAATGGCACAATTCAAGGGAAAAGGTCGCAGTGAGAAAGGCCACCTTTCAAGGTTTCAGCTTTCTGTCATTCTGCTTATCTTAACAAATGTTCCAATGGCTTTATATATGTCCTTGTACCATCAG AGAGGAACTGAAGATGTTATGTTTTACCTGTCACGAGAAGCCCAAGATGGAAGAGTAAAGAGTGTCCTCTTCCTTATGCCTTGCCATTCAACACCTTATTACTCTACATTACATTACAACCTGCCTATGCGCTTTTTGGACTGTACTCCTAG CGAAAAACAAAGGGACCTTGGATGA
- the LOC4328048 gene encoding large ribosomal subunit protein eL37z — MGKGTGSFGKRRNKTHTLCVRCGRRSFHLQKSTCSSCGYPAARIRKYNWSVKAIRRKTTGTGRMRYMRHVPRRFKSNFREGTEATPRKRAAAAN; from the exons ATG GGGAAGGGTACGGGCAGCTTCGGCAAGCGCCGGAACAAGACGCACACGCTCTGCGTCCGCTGCGGCCGCCGCAGCTTCCACCTCCAGAAGAgcacctgctcctcctgcggCTACCCCGCCGCCCGCATCCGCAAGT ACAACTGGAGCGTGAAGGCCATTAGGCGCAAGACCACAGGAACTGGAAGGATGAGGTACATGCGACATGTGCCTAGGAGGTTCAAGAGCAACTTCAGAGAAG GTACTGAGGCTACCCCAAGGAAGAGAGCTGCCGCAGCCAACTAG
- the LOC4328047 gene encoding wall-associated receptor kinase 5: MTGVVPWMILATTLLLATISFSAASRMAKPRCRGTCGNLTIPYPFGIGAGCFYTDGFDVSCEENRTYMHNSSSNMEIYSLNLIGGQAQVSTFIADKCSNNTDGTSTDGWVSTSTAPFFTLSSRANKLTVVGCNTLAFLGGYNEEEQNVGAGCFSMCPDKQSVDSSGQCSGMGCCQTSIAPNLTSLNVTFDSRFNNSEVNSFNPCSYAFVAEQDWFRFEPDYLEGHKFTDKYKGVPTVLDWVAGRESCAQAPKNRTSYACVSTNSSCINSPNATGYLCACNNGFAGNPYLEGGCQDINECESPGQYCHGICDNTIGGYHCYCGPGTQSTDPKREPCNPITASERARLTKTFIGISVCAIILLSCTFALLIECQKRKLMKEKERFFQQNGGMLLYEQIRSKQVDTVRIFTKEELENATDNFDSSKELGRGGHGTVYKGILKDNRIVAIKRSKIMNMVQKDEFVQEMIILSQINHRNVVRLLGCCLEVEVPMLVYEFIPNGTLFEHIHGKYRTTSISLDARLRIAQESAEALAYLHSSASPPIVHGDVKSPNILLGDNYITKVTDFGASRMLPKDEIQFMTMVQGTLGYLDPEYLQERQLTQKSDVYSFGVVLLELITGKTAIYSENTEEKKSLASSFLLALKENRLESILDRNILGVGTELFQDVAQLAKCCLSTKGEERPLMTEVAERLKAIRSTWREQLIEGANEETVCLLENSSQYDPSTTGRHGSLMALDIETGR, from the exons ATGACTGGAGTAGTACCATGGATGATCCTTGCAACCACCCTACTGCTAGCAACCATCAGCTTCAGTGCAGCATCCAGGATGGCTAAGCCTAGATGCAGAGGAACATGCGGCAACCTCACCATTCCCTACCCCTTCGGCATCGGTGCTGGTTGCTTCTACACTGATGGGTTCGACGTTTCATGCGAGGAGAACCGCACCTACATGCATAACTCAAGCAGCAACATGGAGATCTACAGCCTCAATCTGATTGGAGGGCAGGCTCAAGTCAGCACCTTCATCGCCGACAAGTGCTCCAACAACACAGATGGCACTTCAACAGATGGTTGGGTATCAACATCTACTGCTCCTTTTTTCACATTATCCAGCAGGGCTAACAAGTTAACGGTGGTTGGATGCAATACCCTTGCATTCCTGGGGGGCTACAACGAGGAAGAACAGAACGTTGGGGCTGGGTGCTTCTCGATGTGCCCCGACAAGCAGAGTGTGGACAGTAGCGGCCAGTGCTCCGGCATGGGCTGTTGCCAGACATCTATTGCACCAAATCTCACCTCCTTAAACGTGACATTCGACAGCAGGTTCAACAATTCTGAGGTGAACAGCTTCAACCCATGCAGTTATGCCTTCGTTGCCGAGCAAGACTGGTTCAGGTTTGAGCCTGATTACCTAGAAGGTCACAAGTTCACAGACAAGTACAAAGGGGTTCCCACTGTGCTTGATTGGGTTGCTGGAAGAGAATCATGTGCCCAAGCGCCCAAGAACAGGACATCATATGCCTGTGTTAGCACGAACAGCAGCTGCATCAACTCACCAAATGCTACCGGGTATCTCTGTGCCTGCAACAATGGGTTTGCAGGCAACCCGTACCTGGAAGGAGGGTGCCAAG ATATCAACGAGTGCGAATCTCCGGGTCAGTACTGCCATGGAATCTGCGACAACACAATTGGGGGCTACCATTGCTACTGCGGGCCTGGGACTCAAAGTACAGATCCAAAGAGAGAGCCCTGCAATCCAATAACAGCTTCAGAAAGAGCTAGACTAACAAAAACGTTTATAG GCATTTCGGTATGCGCTATTATACTGCTTAGTTGCACTTTTGCACTACTGATCGAATGCCAGAAAAGAAAGCtgatgaaagaaaaagaaaggttCTTTCAACAAAATGGGGGTATGCTGCTGTATGAGCAAATCCGGTCAAAGCAAGTTGATACTGTGAGAATATTCACAAAAGAAGAACTAGAGAATGcaacagacaattttgactcAAGCAAAGAACTAGGAAGAGGCGGTCATGGCACTGTATACAAGGGGATCCTCAAAGACAACAGAATAGTAGCCATAAAGCGCTCAAAGATTATGAATATGGTTCAGAAAGATGAATTTGTGCAAGAGATGATTATACTTTCACAGATCAACCACAGGAATGTGGTAAGGCTTCTAGGTTGTTGCTTAGAAGTGGAAGTTCCAATGCTGGTCTATGAATTCATCCCAAATGGCACTTTGTTCGAGCATATACATGGTAAATACAGAACAACCTCCATTTCACTGGATGCTCGTCTACGGATTGCTCAGGAATCTGCAGAAGCACTAGCATATCTACATTCATCAGCATCCCCTCCAATAGTTCATGGTGATGTCAAATCTCCCAACATTCTCCTAGGTGACAACTACATAACAAAAGTGACTGACTTTGGAGCATCAAGGATGCTTCCAAAAGATGAAATACAGTTTATGACAATGGTACAGGGGACTCTAGGCTACCTAGACCCAGAATACTTACAAGAGCGCCAGCTAACACAGAAAAGTGATGTTTATAGCTTTGGAGTTGTGCTTCTAGAACTAATAACAGGAAAGACTGCAATTTATTCTGAAAAtactgaagaaaagaaaagccttGCATCATCCTTCCTTCTGGCACTGAAAGAGAACAGACTTGAGTCCATCTTGGACAGGAACATATTAGGTGTTGGAACAGAGCTGTTCCAAGATGTTGCTCAACTGGCAAAATGCTGCTTGAGTACAAAGGGGGAAGAACGGCCATTAATGACAGAAGTAGCTGAAAGGTTAAAAGCAATAAGAAGCACCTGGCGTGAGCAATTGATTGAGGGTGCTAATGAAGAAACTGTATGTTTGCTTGAAAATTCATCACAGTATGACCCTTCTACCACTGGACGACACGGAAGCTTGATGGCGCTAGATATAGAAACTGGTAGATGA